The Bacteroidetes bacterium GWF2_43_63 sequence GTTTGTGCAATGCGTTCCAAAAAGCGCGTCATGCCGAGGTAAAGTGTCTTGTAGCCCATCGAGCAGGCTTGCCTGCCGATGGCGCAAGCCAGATAACTTTTTCCGCAGCCTGTAGCGCCTGTAATCAGTATGTTTTCGTTTCGTTCAATAAAACTGCAATCAGCAATTGCCATGAGTTTTTCCTGATGAAGATTTCGGGCAGAGCTGCACTGTACCTGTTCCAAAACCGCATGGTAACGTAGTTTGCTTTGTTTGATGTACGTTTGAGTTTTCAGGTGTTGCCGGTGTTGCATTTCTGCTTCGGAGAGCCTGGCCACAAGTTGATGGAGTGTTGGTTGCTGTTGTACAGGCATTGTCAGGATGGCCTGATAAGCATCGGCCATGCCCTGTAGTTTAAGCTCCCGGAGCCGATCTAATGTGATTTGTGTGTTCATAATATTTGTGTGTTAGTGATAAGCCTTTGCACCTCTGATGTTTTCGTGATCCGGTATGGATGAAAAAAGCTGTATCTGTTCTTCGTTTTGCTTGTCGAGATTATTTGTCAGAATGTTGCTTACCAGCCCGTAGGTTATCCGTGGTGCTGTCAATGCACGTCTGCAGGCCATTTCGAAGCGGTCCGATCCATACTTGCCAGATAGCCTGAGCAGCCCAAGACAGGCGTTATATGTTTGTTCGGTAAAAATCTTTGATTGTAGCACCCGGGCCATAACCTGCGAAGAGCACTCTCCGATTTCCCTCGATCTTTTCAAAAAGTAATCGGCGTCCCAGCCCTTTGTTTGCGCGTATTTCCGGTGTTTCTCCGGCATATGTTCTTCCATTGTGCTGTATCCGTGATTGCGCGCATTGCGCTTGTGCACCGCTATCCGAGCCAGGTTGATATAAATTTCAACTTCATTCAGGTCATAAATAATCTTTACATTCTTTCCGATATATTGCCATGGAACGCTGTACTGATGCCAGTCTTCGCCCAAAATAACATGGTAGTTCTTCTGTACTTTTGCCTTTGCTACATGTTTGATAACAAAGGATTCGGCCGGCAATGCCCGAAGGAGCGGTTTTTCTTCTTCCTCAAAACGTTCCAGACGGCTGTATGAGTGCTTCTGCATTGGGGTGGCATGGTGCCTGTCCAGGCAATCAAGAATCGAATAATTCAACTCTTCAATGCTGTGAAAAACTTGATTGCGTATTGGCGCATATACACGCATGTACGCGATATGAACCATGTTTTCAACGCTGGGCTTGTCTTTGGGTTTTGCCACGCGGGTGGCCGTTAAATCGATGTTGT is a genomic window containing:
- a CDS encoding ATP-binding protein; translated protein: MNTQITLDRLRELKLQGMADAYQAILTMPVQQQPTLHQLVARLSEAEMQHRQHLKTQTYIKQSKLRYHAVLEQVQCSSARNLHQEKLMAIADCSFIERNENILITGATGCGKSYLACAIGRQACSMGYKTLYLGMTRFLERIAQTKLDGTYIKMLNQIEKTHLLILDDFGLHPMDKVTRLALLQMLEDRYGLKSTLICSQLPVEKWYTYIAEDTIADAIMDRLSANAHRFELKGESLRKKKSEKID